In Benincasa hispida cultivar B227 chromosome 8, ASM972705v1, whole genome shotgun sequence, the sequence aataataattatttcttcctctgccatggTCACAACCTCGACCGCGACCACGACCTCaaccatgattattattaaaatttacaacattcacttcagggaatggtgttgtttcgattggtcgagattcatgatttttcaacaatactgtttaaaacctttctcttgaTATTGCTGTCGcatgagcatattcgagacatgaaatgtagaaaatatattctctaacatatcagtaTCAGTAATTTTTTCttcgcataacaacaattttgaactgatttaaAATAATGTGGAATTGTAATTACTTACTGATTTAAATCTTATAGCGTCAAATGCATCCACTCGTAATGACTTTTAGGAAGAATAGTCTTTTAATAATCAtacatttctttcaaatttttccacaagatacagGGATCTTtgtgtaagatactccatttttaatcactcgtggagatgatgacgaagaaaatcataacttttgctttgtcctgactggatgtcatatttccttctttaattgcTTCTCCTTAGTTCATAGCATCCATGTGAATTTCGACATCGAActcccatgacaaataattattgtcattaatatcAAGGATtgcgaattctaattttgtaaggtttgtcatggcaacactatcacaaagtattgaaatttaatatgtagtaaatatgtaaaataacatttaatttattaattataataaagagaaaaaaaaaaaagacctacTTTAGGACCTACTTTCAACCATGAAAGTAACAGGAGTTTAtgttgataacgtgttgtgaaattgaggagcacggTGGAACACAACGAATATGGAATAACTtacaaataactaaaattataattttatgaaaataggaattatagaaatagaaaatatgattttatgaaaataagaaatatgtgaaattttctttttattctcaccaatgtacataattttaagatccaccaaatgtcattatttataggtaaaataCAAGTATGATGTTGATTTATATAGACGCCAAGTATGAATATAAACCACATGGAcaacataaaaaataacacaTGACGTTTAGTACACTAAACAAGTGGACATCTacttttatgatatttataatactaaaGTATTAGTTGGAATGCTGTTGTCACTCTCGTCATTTATATACACCTgacatttataattttatttgttttagaatataaagtaataaataaatataataattgaatAGTATcgtaattttttatataaatataaatattgaaattatcTTCGTCAATTTCTCAAGCAATTCCATGGCAAAGTGAGAATACCTTAATGTTATCAGTATGTTTAATCACACAGACCATTAAAATCCTTGTTATTCAAACATATTTCATTGTTAAATCATCATGATACTGATCTAATCatcttttttaatattcttaATCCTTAAAGAATGTCGTTAAAGTTGTCTTTTGTCTAGTATCCACTAAAGATGAACGAAATGGTACAGTGTCTTGCTTGTGCGATGGCtaacttttataattttaagatttagtTTTGTAAATTTCACTTTTTCTTCAGGAAGGTGTTTAAGGATTCTTGAACTTTCTGACTGGCTCTCGTGAAAAGTTGTGTTTAGATGATGATTTGGTGGATTTATCatcttaaaagaaatatattaaagaagagAGGGGGGGAAAATGTTAAAAGTCATAAAGTTTGATGTAGAGGAGAGAGAAGGTTGATTAATAGTCTCCATATACATACCATGggacattttattttatttattttgaaaataatgaaggatATTATTGTTGctattgaaagttcaaaagccaccatgatattttttaaacgataagttaatattaaatattagttCAAATGTTTAGTCACTATCatcattcatatatatatatatatataatggNTAAGGACATGTGTTTCTTAAATGATATTCTATTATTATTTGGAATATTTTTACATATAGTAAAATGAGccaatgatttataaatataaaaaaatgaataataaaattttaaataatcgaCGGTAGAATCTACCTATTTATGTCTATCTGTAGATAAATTAATAATCTATCGTCATCTATCACGACCTATATTTCTCGataactattatttataaatgtttttaataattttatcatttaaaataattttttaatttttttttactttaaaatataaagtactgaataaatataaattcataAACTCTTTTTAGAAGAAATGTACCAGGGAGGATTTGAAATTTCAGAGGGCAGATATCTCAACTGCCAATGTggaaactaaaaataatttccttattaatatgaatattaaaATGATCTTGTGAATTTTCAAAACTACCCCTCCCCAATCAACAAATAATAAACCGGAGAGAGAACAAGAGGGGCAAAAAAACGTCAGGTACCCGGTGTTTCTGTTTTGTAACGGtataaaaataaagatgaaggatccttcttttttttttttggtttaaaataataataataaaaataaaaataaaacatatttttaggAAATTCTGCATTTCTATTCTAAaattgtgttttcttttttttctttttttgctctTTTCAAATTTACAACCTACACGCTTAAAACGACGTCGGGTCCCACGCAGCAACACGTGGAAAACCCGACCCTAAAAGAAAACCAAGAAAGCACCTCCCCTCATTCGAAAACCGTTTCTACAAAGCCGATAACGACTCCGGCCGAAACGGCACGTCGGAGTAATCAAACAAACCACCCAATGCAACAAACTCTCCGGCGCCCAACCCATTTTCCTCCGCCGCACCGGAACCAATCCCCATTCCCAACTCGAACGAGTCGTAACACGGAATCTCATCTCCAAACCCTAACTTCCCTTCCAACTCAAACACATCCGGAGAACAACAAGCAGGCATAAAATCAGTCGCCTCCATCTTCCCTTCCGTACTCAAACCTCCCCTGGACGGCGGAAGCCCTAACTCATCATCCGACGCCCCGAACAGATATCCTAGTTCCGCCTGAGGAGTTTCATTCTGATCTGCCGACGGCAAGGCTTGAATCTCTTCCTCGAAACTTTTAATAAACGAATCCAGTTCAAGACCTTCGATACTCTCATCCCGCTCCGCTACAGCGTCGGAATCTTCAAGGATGTTGAGTAACTCATCCTGAATCTCCTCAGATTCCACCAAATCATCAATATTCAAATCACCGGCAGCAACATTCAAATTCTCCTTAGAGTTGAGTCGTCTAAGCTTGGACTCAGCCGAATCGGCTAGCGAGTCGTCGAACTCGTCGCGAACTCGCTTCTTATCCTGAGAGTAATTTTCCATGGAAGATAGAGAGATTAGAAGAAGACGAAGAATTAGTGATTTTAGGCCGCCATTAGAAAGagaagaaatagaagaagaaaaatgtgaaGTGGTGTGTGAAATGGAAGGAGGGAGGTTTAAAAAGAGAGGAGAAGAGAGGATTTGATGCGAAATAAAAGACAAGGACACGTGGCGAATAAATATagggtttttaaaaataaaaaaaaaataaaaaaagaactatttCTCGGTCGTCTTCcactttttcttcccttttttttcttcttccaattttATCCACTGTGTTTGTTTTAAAGGATTCTCctcctctttttttctttttttactccaaaaataaaatatatttgggTTATGGttttttatttaactaaatttgaATGAAAACTTTGAAGTCCGTTGCGGGACCCACTGACTTGGCATTGAATTTCgcctttttgaaaaaaaagaaaagaaaagaaaaatgacattttcgggttatttatgttttatttttgaattttaattaattacatcGCTGGGGTCGGCGTTGAATCGGACTACGCATTGCCCCTTGACTGGTCCACCCGAGTTTTGCATTACtgtctttttccttttattttctttttccttgacCATTCTTTATTTTGGCTTctccctaaattttaattaacaaacctccacaattttcttcttttgagtTGAATGACTATTTTCCCCCCTTTTTAGCAAAAAATACCAAATACAAAATACTACTACTGAACTTTTGCCACAAGTTTCAATTAtttataccttttttttttaattcaattttaccATCGAGTTTgacattaaaatatatatacacttgAACTTTGAATTACAATTTCATAgaagatttaattttattattaccatctatttcattaaaaaagatatatattaggttaaaaaatacttttgatgtttaaactttttataaagtATTGATTTAGTCTATAAACTTtgatttataacaatttagtctatgtaatttcaattttataataatttagtctccgAATTTTAGTacgtaacaatttagttcttatacttccataattgtaacaatttacTTTGTAACATAACATAACTCAGCAAAATTAGATATGAAACTTTAACACTTTATGATGTAAACTcgatattttgtaaaaatattgaatttctaattaatttaatgatttatttgTGCATGAAATCTTATTAAGGATTGACATTAATTTCTTTAATATGGATTACAAATGTTAAAGTTCAAGAACTTGattattacataataaaatttagagactaaattatatattattgaaaGTAAAGTGATGAAATCATTACAAACTAAAGTTCATAGACTAAATTACTTatataaaatttagggactaaaagtgATTCTTAACCTAAATATATTATTAGTTTCAACCATTTATGTAAATaatgttatgaattttttttttcctttaaaacaACCATTTATAGTTTTAACcgtaaataattaaaaactattacaaagtttgatattattttgtataatttaactgttttaaaataaattagattCAGCGCCCCCTTTAAGAggtattattttaaaaaactatttaataGCTATAGAGATCTTTCAATTATTGATTTAATGAATATGttacaatataatatatatatatatatatatatatattatatatatattaatatatatatattataaatcaaacAATACTAAATAATGAAGTGAGGGTTAATTCTTTTCCTCCATAAACACTTCAAACATCAATAAATAACATATTGCTATTTATGAAGACGGCTAATGAGTGATTAAAACAGCCTTTACGTTGAAGATGAGATGATCATAATTTTCCTAATATTAACTATTAGTTAAACTAAACTAAAACAACTTTGTGAACTCAATATTTAATATGACTTAACACGGTAGGTTTGTCTACAAACCTCGtaaaatttatacttaaaaacaaacaaacaaacaaacaaaaatgttATGTccattttgaataattattttggtttttttaaataaatctatTTTCTCCTCATTTATCCGGAATAATTTGCATTTATCTTAAATAAATCATTGacttcttagtcaaattttacaaaaaaaaaaaaaattaaaattaaattaaataaaaagctatttttaaaatttaatttcgttttttaaactattggttaaaaaaatagttaataaatgaataaatttgaatGTAGAATtaatgtttataagtttaattttttaaaaacgagaaaaaactaaataattgtATAACGAAGATTTTAGACttcataaaatacaaaaattttaattttattaaataatatatatattttttataaaattatcttaAGTTAACCTCAAAGTTCATAATAATTATTGAATTGTAATATACGAAAACGAGGACTCTAAACAGAATAATAACAAGACAACGAAAACGACGacgaaaaagaaacaaaatgcaaAAAGGAAGGTGGTTTAGGGTCAGGCATGTATGATGTaagacttgaaaaaaaaaattaaactaagaaTTATATTAAACGTTAAACTTtgaggttgtatcaatttaaactataaattctagggtattaatttaaatctcaaactaataattatatcaatttaagccctgaatttttataagtatatcaatttaaatcctaaactttcataagtgtatcaatttaaaccttgaacttttaaaaacttatcaatttaaatcttaaattttcataagtgcatcaaaataaaagacaatagAAGGTTTAAGTTGATCcaattatgaaagttcagggtttaaattgatacacttataaaagttcaagtttaatatacaattattagtttagagtttGAATTGATATAATCTCTAAAGatcagagtttaaattgatataatcatTAGTTTATgacttaaattgatataataccTAACgttttaagaatataaattgatatttatccgAAAATATACTAATAGTgaatttttttctctccttttcttttccgTACAATGAATAATGAAGTTCTTCCGTCACTCttatttcttattattattatgattttttaagaaaattttttattttaataatcaaACTTATAGATATTActtctatttataaatttttttattttaatgtccACTTTTTACTAATATGatcaaacataaattaaaacttgaaaattaaaaagcaGTTGATCTTGTTAGCATTTTTAGTAATTTacgtattttttaaaaatgtaaaaccAGGTGTGAAATTTATGTAACcagtataaattttaaaaatagaaaattaaaaacaaagggTTAACAAACACGGTCAAAAGTGTAATAATTCAACCAACATTTTatgttcaataaatttattatgataaattaaaattcttaaaaattaattgataaatcAGATGTAAACTTAAATTTTGtctaattaaatcttttttttaaaattgagggactaaattgtaatttgacctaattaattaattagagtgGACGTAATGGGATGCCGTTCACGTGAACCATTAAACCCGccagagaaaataaataaaaatggtaACGATCGTTATCTTCCCGTTCACTGCCGTACCGCAGTTTCCCAGTCGTGAACGGCAACCTTGTTTGCAAGTAATTGTTTGGTGGGTCCCTATCGAAacccttaattaattataatccaACGGCTCATATTACTTCTTCTTGTCATCACTAGAAGTCAACTCCATTTATATCAagactttcttttattttgatattaggtaataaatagatttaaatcttattttctttCCCTCAACTTGgaataatattctatttttatttttagattttttaaatatttgttttaatctcaaaatttagaatatttttttttattttgatttttaaatttttaaaaatatttattttagtcctAAAACTTTTAGAAAGTGTTTATATTGATCCTCTATATATTAAGATTTCGTTAACTTTTAAACAATATAATGAGACgacttgtatttttttatgaGTAGGCTATCAAATAAGCTAGCTATGATAAAAAAATCTagagttttaaatttgaataaggtGGCAAAGCGAAagaatttaaaagatatttttagttcaaaattttggtcGTTAGGTATTTTACATGTTAATTATTgacattttacttcacttcCATCTTTTCAATGCATCTAGAATATAATCATCCAAAAATACAAGCTTCCTCATGTTTCAGTTGAAAAGTTAACATAATTTAATAatagaaatcaaaataaataattttaaaaatttagagattaaaacgattgttttttaaaatttagagaataaaatagaaaaatatttaaaatttacaaactaaaaTAGGATATATCTTAATATAAACCTATTTTGGGTAAAATATAATTTGACTAGTACAAACTTGtactattaaatttaaaaaaaaaacactcgtGATTGTACTTTCCATGTTTATGTGAAATGAGGTCCCTTggtatttaatttttagtattttattacttgttttattttttagtttagttgCAGGAAAGTTGCtttcttgatttttatttagaatGAAGGGAATATATATACAACTTAAATTTGAGTGAAAACCAAAATGCAgattcaaataaagaaaagaaaatatacgaataaaagatgaaaatatattttttaaaaaaaattgaatataaaggTGAAAGTATTTAGACTCGTACCATGTTATTTCTTCCTTAATTATGATTTTCATTTGTTGTgttttctatatattttaaGTCAACGAGTGAGAGATGGTATTAGAGTGTTGatacaaaatattaaataacagTATGTCGGTTTGAATACGACTTTTTTACCTCCTATACAATGTTAAATTATCAATTAACTCAAAAGTTTAAGTTGATGGGTGAATGTACATtcatatatgtgatatagtattAGAAGGATGATTTTTTTAGATATATAAGTAAAAGGAAAGaatgaacaaaaattataaCTCGAGACTTCGTTTAATAAtcttttggtgttgattttgatttttgaaaattacgtTTATAAAATATTACTTTTCTTATgagttacttttattttattatcttcCATCgaagatattttcaaaattctaagttaaattttaaaaatgaaaaagagaagAATTTCTAAGTTCTTAATGCAATATAACTTGTTAATGCAAATATATCCCCACTGTACTATATTGAAAATGGACTAGAAGAGAAGAATTTTTAACTTTACTATTAACTTTTTCAATAATGATCATTTTGTCTTCAAATTCATACTCATTCATAATCTTGTATAGAGATGTTCATTCACGTCTTGTAGAGACCTTCCTAAAAAATATAGGAATCTCCAATTGGACGgagagtgggagagaaaaggagGAGAAATTTCTCTCTATTGGCTAAAATTGGGATGGAGACGGAGAATATTCCCCGTCCCCGACCCCAACTTATCCcgatagaaaataaatattttttcttatatgtgtgtgtatatacaTGTATGTGTATGTATGGATGGATGATAGTTTATTAAAACCtcgaattaaatttattttaattagttttagttaattattttaaaatactttgtttatatacttcaataataattaatatatatatttcaacatttaaaattttattacttttaaaatctaagtgttgtaatatttaatgaaaaagttTCGACTTACCATATTTAAAATTactcatttaatataaaattttattagattgagaacaaaattttacaaaattaatagatttaaaaaaCACAATCAAAATTTTTTTTCGTGCAGAGAACATGATTATCGTGGGAAATTTCGCAGAAATGGAGATTGAAATAAGGAGGGACGGTCCCGTCTCGTAGACATCTCTAATCTTGTACCTATCATTCactcttctttttatttttattgttctttttcttttccatttcagtTTACATCCATTTTTGTTAGGGTTGGCAGTGGGGTCGGGCCTCCCCCGCCCTCGACCCCGTGGGGGAAATTTCTCTCATTCCCCCTGCCATTTGAAAGTGGGGACGGGGGCGGGGAATCCCGTCGGGGAAACGGGTCCTCGCGGAGCTCCATTCCCCATTTTTTCGCGAGGATTCCCCTACTAATTCCCCACGGGAATCCCCTGTTAGATCCTCACagggattttccatttttttcttttaattttttaagtttgagcTTGACTTTTGtgcttaaatttagaatttatatatattcaatattggGCTTACAACACTATTTAAGTTTTTagtatacattataaacatacatataaataagtttttataaattataaatatatatttataaaatattaaaaaatatagctATATAAAATAGGGAACGGCGGCGGGGATACCATCTTGTCCCCGTCCCGACCTCGGATGGGGTCCAAAAAATTTTTGCAGTTCGACCCATCTCTGATCAAATTGAGAATTCCCCACTCTAACGAGTGAGAATCTGACCCACAAAGAATTTTACCAACCTTAATTTTTGCCATAGAATTTTCAATGTCATATTTTATTCTCATAACCTTTCATACTTTTCTGCATCTCTATTTTTTTATACCTGTCatgcttttgttttgtttaatttttcattCCCCTGTTATTATTAGATATTTCAACGATCCTATTTGGTTCTCATAtcctttgtttgtttgttttttcatttttttattagtaaagaatttgtgaattaaaattttaaattatttatacatatc encodes:
- the LOC120083261 gene encoding uncharacterized protein LOC120083261, coding for MENYSQDKKRVRDEFDDSLADSAESKLRRLNSKENLNVAAGDLNIDDLVESEEIQDELLNILEDSDAVAERDESIEGLELDSFIKSFEEEIQALPSADQNETPQAELGYLFGASDDELGLPPSRGGLSTEGKMEATDFMPACCSPDVFELEGKLGFGDEIPCYDSFELGMGIGSGAAEENGLGAGEFVALGGLFDYSDVPFRPESLSAL